The following proteins are encoded in a genomic region of Sulfurospirillum arsenophilum NBRC 109478:
- a CDS encoding efflux RND transporter periplasmic adaptor subunit, giving the protein MKSLHVKVLMLSLIASVTLHATSLNLSGSVISENQKTISSRYMGFVQAVYVSEGDVVKKGDLLYTIDSKEVDTALTQSELATSQAELNLKMYENQYKNSVLNLERYQRLLAKDMVSKYEVENLELSTANLKATVEIAQKQVASAKQKRQEVQNQYQYLKVKAPNESVVIEKHIKAGEMALSGVPTLVLADLSSLKISTEIAESYLKSVKIGDRARVEVPSIGCISEGKVEAIIPSSNPMAHTFKMKLSFTCKEAKAYPGMYAIVVLGE; this is encoded by the coding sequence TTCATGCAACGAGCTTAAACTTGAGTGGCAGTGTCATCTCAGAGAACCAAAAAACGATTTCCAGCCGTTACATGGGCTTTGTTCAAGCCGTTTATGTGAGTGAAGGCGATGTGGTTAAAAAGGGCGACCTACTCTATACGATTGACTCCAAAGAGGTTGATACGGCACTCACTCAAAGCGAACTTGCTACTTCCCAAGCAGAGCTAAATTTGAAAATGTATGAGAACCAATACAAAAATTCTGTTCTCAACTTAGAGCGCTATCAGCGTCTGCTTGCCAAAGACATGGTTTCAAAGTATGAAGTTGAAAACCTTGAACTCTCCACTGCCAATCTCAAAGCGACGGTAGAAATCGCACAAAAGCAGGTAGCATCTGCGAAACAAAAGCGTCAAGAGGTTCAAAACCAGTACCAATACCTCAAGGTTAAAGCTCCTAATGAGAGTGTGGTGATCGAAAAGCATATTAAAGCAGGTGAGATGGCACTTTCAGGGGTTCCTACTCTTGTATTGGCTGATTTAAGCTCGCTTAAAATCAGTACGGAGATCGCGGAGAGTTACCTCAAAAGTGTCAAAATAGGAGATCGTGCGCGCGTGGAAGTACCTTCCATTGGTTGCATTAGCGAAGGGAAGGTTGAAGCGATAATCCCAAGTTCCAACCCTATGGCACACACGTTTAAAATGAAACTCTCGTTTACATGTAAAGAAGCCAAAGCTTATCCCGGTATGTACGCTATCGTGGTTTTAGGTGAGTAA
- a CDS encoding efflux RND transporter permease subunit: MKYKEKYLAGYLARLFLRNPLTMILGATLITLGVIALSLMPREEDPQISISGGVVIVSLPGASAAEVEQVVIRPLERRIKEIKGVEHIYGVASDNVGIVNVMYYIGENREASNLKLYDKVMQNMDQMPAGTSTPLVRPFDIDIDIPILSIAFYAKKPQGVDNVSLYKRVEAFRNSLGNVPNVAKTEIKGEHKEQFNIEIDLLKLSGYNLSLDQIVGALKSLTASSPEVKNRTQDGKLIVLGVKNALERIEDIQNLIVAHYGGSVVYLKDIAAIHLSDDIQNKKSAQISYKQGENFTPLQDQVTLSISKLKGSNAVVIANDVLKRLEASQGALEKAGIGYIVTRNYGERANEAVNELVFHLLISIVIIALLLIFILGWREGLIVTLTVPAILAITIFIAYMSDQTINRITLFAFLLSLGLLVDDVIVVIENIHRHLHAEEAKDKEMDELLIEATDEIGAPTNLATIAIILTMVPMAFVGQMMGEFMKPIPLNVPVAMMASLLIAYIFTPFLARKLLKKPTHTKGESNAKI, from the coding sequence ATGAAATACAAAGAGAAATATCTAGCGGGTTACTTAGCGCGTCTTTTTTTACGTAACCCTCTCACGATGATCTTAGGGGCAACACTCATTACCTTAGGTGTCATAGCGCTCTCTTTGATGCCACGCGAAGAGGACCCTCAAATCTCAATCAGTGGGGGTGTTGTCATCGTTTCTCTGCCCGGAGCCAGTGCTGCGGAAGTGGAGCAAGTCGTCATTCGTCCGCTAGAGCGACGCATCAAAGAGATTAAGGGAGTGGAGCATATTTACGGTGTTGCGAGTGATAATGTGGGCATTGTAAATGTCATGTATTACATTGGTGAAAACCGTGAGGCATCCAACCTCAAGCTTTACGATAAAGTGATGCAAAATATGGACCAAATGCCTGCTGGAACGTCTACGCCGCTGGTTCGTCCTTTTGACATTGATATCGATATACCCATTCTCTCCATTGCTTTTTATGCAAAAAAGCCACAAGGTGTTGATAACGTAAGCCTTTATAAGCGAGTAGAAGCGTTTCGAAATTCTCTTGGAAATGTCCCCAATGTGGCTAAAACGGAGATCAAAGGTGAGCACAAAGAGCAGTTTAACATCGAAATTGATCTTCTAAAACTCTCTGGCTATAACCTCTCGTTAGATCAAATTGTTGGGGCATTAAAGTCATTGACTGCCTCTTCACCCGAAGTGAAAAATAGAACCCAAGACGGTAAATTGATCGTCTTGGGTGTCAAAAATGCGTTAGAGCGCATCGAAGATATTCAAAATCTTATTGTGGCACATTACGGTGGTTCGGTTGTTTATCTTAAAGACATTGCCGCGATTCATTTAAGCGATGATATTCAAAATAAAAAGAGTGCACAGATAAGCTACAAGCAAGGTGAAAACTTTACTCCCTTGCAAGATCAGGTAACGCTCAGTATTTCAAAACTTAAAGGCTCCAATGCTGTTGTCATTGCAAATGATGTATTAAAACGCCTTGAAGCTTCACAGGGAGCATTAGAAAAGGCGGGAATTGGGTATATCGTAACGCGAAATTATGGCGAGCGTGCCAATGAAGCGGTGAATGAGCTGGTGTTTCACCTTCTTATCTCCATTGTGATTATTGCACTGTTGCTTATATTTATTCTCGGGTGGAGAGAAGGTTTGATCGTCACGTTAACCGTTCCTGCCATCTTAGCCATTACCATTTTTATTGCGTATATGAGCGATCAGACAATCAACCGCATTACGCTTTTTGCTTTCTTACTCAGCCTTGGACTCTTAGTGGATGATGTCATCGTGGTGATTGAAAATATCCACCGTCACCTACATGCTGAGGAGGCTAAAGATAAAGAGATGGATGAACTTCTTATCGAAGCAACGGATGAGATAGGCGCTCCCACCAATCTTGCAACGATTGCCATTATTCTTACGATGGTACCAATGGCGTTTGTGGGACAGATGATGGGTGAGTTTATGAAGCCTATACCGCTGAATGTTCCTGTGGCAATGATGGCTTCTCTTTTGATCGCCTATATTTTTACGCCCTTTCTTGCACGCAAACTTTTAAAAAAACCAACGCATACGAAAGGAGAGAGCAATGCAAAAATTTGA
- a CDS encoding efflux RND transporter permease subunit, protein MQKFEQFVHSLLLEERKKKLVLLFTLAAFILAVLMFPTKIVLAKMLPSKSANTFSIYVDLPNGSSYQETNHVNACVVGILQKEKEIQNIEVFNGMGSPLDYAGLVKGSGLKSGEHVSEIVVNLSAIHERDERSFAIVHRLRPLIQKNCEALIPQTSIKMVEQPAGPPTMAALVIELYGDNAERLGTLSEQIKRIVMQTKDLVDVDIMSDEIYEKYALILDKEKVSRTYLSIEKINELLYLGFEGMHVAHKNSENSPSQIPLYVVLSSPSKSLPHASIEELSAKLSSLKLLNAQGMMVPLSEVVRVEKVASSPTIMSKNLQKMVSIVAEADLVSQVYPLLEARSRIKEALGNEFEISRSHLFDLTLKDKKSGEVYELVWDGEMKVTMDTFRDLGGAFIAALVLIFLLMVVYYKSFALSGIVLLGSFLSIIGVIMGHWIMDLFSSTTFFLTATSLIGFISLMGISSRNALLLIDFTQTLMKQGTPKKEAIAQASATRAKPIVLTAAAIILASTLLATDPIFGGLGVALIFGTIAAVIVSLVVVPVLMDSTKAI, encoded by the coding sequence ATGCAAAAATTTGAGCAGTTTGTTCACTCTCTTTTACTCGAAGAGCGTAAAAAAAAGTTGGTACTTCTTTTCACCTTGGCAGCATTTATACTGGCAGTGTTGATGTTCCCCACAAAAATCGTTCTAGCAAAGATGTTGCCCAGCAAAAGTGCTAATACTTTTTCTATCTATGTTGATCTGCCCAATGGAAGTTCTTACCAAGAGACCAACCATGTCAATGCGTGTGTAGTAGGCATCTTGCAAAAAGAGAAAGAGATTCAAAATATCGAAGTGTTTAATGGCATGGGCTCACCTTTGGATTATGCAGGTTTGGTGAAAGGATCAGGGCTTAAGAGCGGTGAACACGTAAGTGAAATCGTGGTTAATCTCAGTGCTATTCATGAACGAGATGAGCGCTCCTTTGCCATAGTTCATCGCTTACGCCCGTTGATCCAAAAAAACTGTGAGGCACTCATCCCCCAGACGTCCATTAAGATGGTCGAACAGCCCGCAGGCCCTCCAACGATGGCTGCCCTTGTCATTGAGCTTTATGGGGATAATGCCGAACGCCTTGGCACGCTTTCCGAGCAGATCAAACGAATCGTGATGCAGACAAAAGATTTGGTGGATGTGGACATCATGAGCGATGAGATTTATGAGAAGTATGCACTGATCTTGGATAAAGAAAAAGTGAGTCGAACCTATCTTAGTATTGAGAAAATTAACGAGTTACTCTATCTTGGATTTGAAGGGATGCATGTAGCACACAAAAACAGTGAAAATTCTCCTTCCCAAATCCCTCTTTATGTCGTACTGAGTTCACCTTCCAAGTCACTGCCTCACGCTTCCATCGAGGAGCTTAGCGCTAAGCTTAGTTCGTTAAAATTGCTCAATGCACAAGGTATGATGGTGCCACTGTCTGAAGTGGTACGTGTTGAGAAAGTAGCTTCTTCCCCAACCATTATGTCAAAGAACTTACAGAAAATGGTGAGCATCGTAGCAGAAGCAGATTTGGTTTCCCAAGTCTATCCGCTTTTAGAGGCACGCTCTCGCATTAAAGAGGCATTGGGCAATGAGTTTGAGATAAGCAGAAGCCATCTTTTTGATCTAACCCTCAAAGATAAAAAGAGTGGTGAAGTGTACGAGCTGGTTTGGGATGGTGAGATGAAAGTGACGATGGATACCTTTCGAGATCTCGGCGGTGCTTTTATCGCAGCCCTTGTTTTGATCTTTTTACTCATGGTTGTTTACTACAAAAGTTTTGCGCTCTCTGGCATTGTGTTGCTTGGTAGTTTTCTCTCTATTATTGGGGTGATTATGGGGCATTGGATTATGGATCTTTTTTCTTCAACGACGTTTTTTCTCACTGCAACGTCACTTATTGGCTTTATTTCGCTGATGGGCATTAGCTCACGCAATGCACTTTTGTTGATTGATTTTACACAGACATTGATGAAACAAGGTACTCCGAAAAAAGAGGCAATAGCCCAAGCGAGTGCGACACGTGCAAAGCCGATTGTACTGACAGCTGCGGCTATTATTTTAGCCAGTACACTGCTTGCAACAGATCCTATTTTTGGGGGTCTTGGTGTGGCTCTTATTTTTGGGACGATTGCGGCGGTGATTGTCTCTTTGGTGGTAGTACCAGTGCTTATGGATAGTACGAAAGCAATTTAA
- a CDS encoding DNA-binding protein: MKTSDIINLLHNAIEAENMGKKISQKKMAENFGISMRTYQEWRLGSSAPMGIPVVFNMLGMLRDEDIVRLVRKINDGQKGTV, from the coding sequence ATGAAAACAAGCGATATCATCAATCTTTTGCATAATGCTATTGAAGCTGAGAATATGGGTAAAAAAATTTCTCAAAAAAAGATGGCAGAAAACTTTGGTATTTCGATGCGTACCTACCAAGAGTGGAGACTCGGAAGTAGCGCGCCTATGGGGATTCCTGTGGTTTTTAATATGCTTGGAATGTTAAGAGATGAAGATATTGTGAGATTGGTGCGCAAGATAAATGACGGGCAAAAAGGAACGGTATGA
- the efp gene encoding elongation factor P, protein MASIGMGDLKKGLKIELNGVPYKIVEYQHVKPGKGAAFVRCKIKSFANGKVIEKTFHAGDKCETPNLEDKIMQFLYDDGDFLQFMDSVTYEQIGLTRDQVGEAADWIIDGMNVDMLFHNGQPIGVDAPAFVELRIVETPPNFKGDTQGGKKPATLESGAVVQVPFHVVEGDLIKVDTVRGEYLEKVK, encoded by the coding sequence ATGGCCTCTATCGGAATGGGCGACTTAAAAAAAGGGTTAAAGATCGAATTAAACGGTGTCCCTTATAAAATTGTAGAGTACCAACATGTCAAACCAGGCAAAGGTGCGGCATTTGTACGTTGTAAAATTAAATCTTTTGCAAATGGTAAAGTAATTGAAAAAACCTTCCACGCAGGCGATAAATGTGAGACTCCAAATCTTGAAGATAAAATCATGCAGTTTTTGTATGACGATGGTGATTTTTTACAATTTATGGATAGCGTTACGTATGAGCAAATCGGTCTTACACGTGACCAAGTAGGTGAGGCAGCAGACTGGATCATTGATGGTATGAATGTCGATATGCTTTTCCACAACGGTCAACCTATTGGTGTTGATGCTCCTGCGTTTGTAGAGCTTCGAATCGTAGAGACTCCACCAAACTTCAAAGGTGATACCCAAGGTGGTAAAAAACCAGCAACTCTTGAGAGTGGCGCTGTTGTTCAAGTTCCTTTCCACGTTGTTGAGGGTGATCTCATCAAAGTTGACACGGTACGTGGCGAATACTTAGAAAAAGTAAAATAA
- a CDS encoding methyl-accepting chemotaxis protein, giving the protein MFTHLSIKARNIILACVVLLGLTAIHSTAKFFNDKEKELLNLRMDVTLLKEDILTLRKHEKDFLMRSDIKYEKALIESAIQLTERLQTLSQQAKQKGINTDELKHLSEVITTYVTVFNEVVTQKKKIGLTPDEGLEGKMRQAIHDAENGFKELKDYKMQTLMLTLRRNEKDFMLRFSPKYFEEHGANYKKALEYVQSHDELAFSVKLLEIYRESFIEFVKANEVLGLDEKSGLSGKLRTTVHQTEELVDSSIKNLDHEIASTLQQTTFIYVFVGGTVVSIVLCLIVLIIRSVLLPLRALTKAIVSNERDLTLRYSTPYNDELKEIADALNAFMERLRQIVIGAIHASDENAAVSHELSTTSNNIGKRAEEESRIVALTTQTGNQARDKIDDSVSNSKKAQTEIAQTNDALIEANQIFGVLIQKIEQTGVVESELQHKMITLSQDADKVKDILSVIGDIADQTNLLALNAAIEAARAGEHGRGFAVVADEVRQLAERTQKSLVEIHATVSVIVQAIVNSADQMEKNAKLFDGLVSQSAEVSHKIGTSVGLMGSAIQVVSLATHTSEETGSEIKTIVDEINEINHITSSNARDIEEIASAAEHLHSVTQKLNDQLHYFKV; this is encoded by the coding sequence ATGTTTACACATCTCTCCATCAAAGCTCGCAATATTATTTTGGCATGTGTCGTTTTATTGGGACTCACAGCGATTCACTCGACAGCAAAATTTTTTAATGACAAAGAAAAAGAACTTTTAAATCTTCGAATGGATGTCACCTTACTCAAAGAGGATATTTTGACGCTGCGAAAGCATGAAAAAGATTTTTTGATGCGTAGTGATATAAAGTATGAAAAAGCACTTATTGAATCAGCAATCCAACTCACCGAGCGGTTACAAACACTTTCTCAACAAGCAAAGCAAAAAGGGATCAATACAGATGAATTGAAACATTTAAGCGAAGTGATTACGACGTATGTAACGGTTTTTAATGAAGTGGTTACTCAAAAAAAGAAAATAGGGCTTACCCCAGATGAAGGGCTAGAAGGGAAAATGCGTCAAGCCATTCATGATGCTGAAAATGGATTTAAAGAGCTCAAAGACTATAAAATGCAAACTTTGATGCTTACCCTTCGTCGCAATGAAAAAGATTTTATGCTTCGTTTCTCACCAAAATATTTTGAAGAACATGGTGCAAACTATAAAAAAGCACTCGAGTACGTTCAAAGCCATGACGAGCTTGCCTTTTCAGTTAAACTTTTGGAAATATACCGTGAGAGCTTTATCGAGTTTGTCAAAGCAAATGAGGTGTTAGGCTTAGATGAAAAGAGTGGGTTGAGTGGTAAATTGCGTACGACTGTACACCAAACAGAAGAGCTGGTTGACTCTTCCATTAAAAATTTAGACCATGAAATAGCATCAACCCTTCAACAAACAACGTTTATTTATGTTTTCGTTGGAGGTACGGTTGTTAGTATCGTTTTATGTTTGATTGTCCTTATTATTCGAAGCGTCCTCCTACCACTACGTGCGTTAACCAAAGCCATTGTTTCTAATGAACGTGATTTGACACTGCGCTATAGTACACCTTACAATGATGAACTCAAAGAAATCGCTGATGCACTCAATGCTTTTATGGAACGACTGCGACAGATTGTTATAGGTGCTATTCATGCAAGCGATGAAAATGCCGCTGTGTCACATGAACTTTCGACAACTTCCAATAACATCGGTAAGCGTGCGGAGGAAGAGAGTCGTATTGTCGCGCTTACAACGCAAACAGGCAATCAAGCGCGTGACAAGATTGATGATTCGGTTAGTAACTCTAAAAAAGCACAAACAGAGATCGCCCAGACCAATGACGCACTGATTGAAGCCAATCAAATTTTTGGTGTTTTAATTCAAAAGATTGAACAGACAGGTGTCGTTGAGAGCGAGTTACAGCATAAGATGATTACCCTCTCTCAAGATGCAGACAAAGTCAAAGACATTTTAAGTGTTATTGGTGATATTGCGGATCAGACCAATCTGTTAGCCCTCAATGCTGCAATTGAAGCAGCGCGTGCAGGTGAGCATGGCCGAGGGTTTGCTGTCGTTGCTGATGAGGTACGCCAGCTGGCTGAGCGAACGCAAAAAAGTTTGGTTGAAATTCATGCTACAGTGAGTGTTATCGTTCAAGCGATTGTCAACTCTGCTGATCAGATGGAAAAAAATGCAAAACTTTTTGATGGTCTTGTCTCTCAGTCGGCGGAAGTTTCACATAAGATAGGGACTTCAGTTGGGCTTATGGGTAGCGCAATTCAAGTCGTCTCTTTAGCGACACATACATCAGAGGAAACGGGCAGTGAAATCAAAACAATCGTCGATGAAATCAATGAGATCAATCACATTACCTCAAGTAATGCAAGAGACATCGAAGAGATCGCCTCTGCTGCGGAGCATCTACACAGTGTGACACAAAAACTAAACGATCAATTGCACTATTTTAAAGTGTAA
- a CDS encoding DJ-1 family glyoxalase III encodes MNKKVLVPLATGFEEIEALTIVDILRRANVEVVMAGLESLHVKGAHGIVVVADTLINELDGNNFDMIALPGGLPGATNLAAHTKVQTLLKEFDAKDKSIAAICAAPYALHTAGVLKNNYTCYPGFQAKIGSAGYNAKDKVVMDANITTSQGPSTAMLFALSLVEQLCSREVSENLAKDLLLV; translated from the coding sequence ATGAACAAAAAAGTACTAGTTCCTTTAGCTACAGGATTTGAAGAGATCGAAGCACTCACGATCGTCGATATTTTAAGACGAGCAAATGTGGAAGTGGTTATGGCAGGTTTAGAGTCTTTACATGTAAAAGGCGCGCATGGTATTGTTGTTGTTGCCGATACGCTTATAAACGAGTTGGACGGAAATAATTTTGACATGATCGCACTTCCAGGCGGACTTCCTGGCGCTACAAATTTGGCAGCGCATACGAAGGTACAAACGCTTTTAAAAGAGTTCGATGCCAAGGATAAATCCATAGCGGCTATTTGTGCCGCACCGTATGCCCTTCATACCGCAGGGGTGCTGAAAAATAACTACACATGCTACCCCGGATTTCAAGCTAAAATTGGGAGTGCAGGGTATAACGCCAAGGATAAAGTAGTGATGGACGCTAACATCACAACATCACAAGGTCCAAGTACAGCGATGCTATTTGCTCTTTCTTTGGTGGAACAACTCTGTTCTCGTGAGGTGAGCGAAAATTTAGCAAAAGATTTACTTCTAGTTTAA
- a CDS encoding MutS-related protein has protein sequence MLENIAQMLCSKERLLTEIYFDLQLFFEAKYGKNTIVFMEIGSFFETYEVNNETHQIGKAKEVSELLNIQLTRKNKSILENSLQNPLLAGIPSVSLDRYLARLVQSKKYTIVLVRQKGEPPHVKRYISNIISPGTNFDYLIESSENYLVSLLVDCNHQIYSVGYSAIDVTTGKTIINEVHGTREDKTYALDEIFNLLQTYKTSEIVLTFNTESIDKEWVQNYLEITPSVAHSINKERLKVAYQNELFGRIYAIRSLLSPIEYLDIERYPYASESLAILCDFIIEHDANIIEKMSRPILLGNSRYLYIGNNALEQLDIISKNPSEMTLLNLIDQTSTAIGKRLLKERLLNPICDLKTLNERFDLSSQLIKEYKKFEIALKQVYDLERILRRIALKKLHPLELDYLSTSLEAILGILKEAELKKVPTPKDLFDESEALLEMLKSTFVLDVCAKFRKDQISENLFLKGVYPQIDKIEQSKEERFSALEHISRHIEALFEESNRTTLSIEWLESEGHYISISKNRFALIEEKLMQSFITIGEKHYFFKDFTFRHLKNSVKISASLIEEISQEITLSNLQMIALVKQRYDEMLEKIETHYALTLEHLISFVGTLDVALSNAKCAVHFNYARPELLPMQEEKRFIEAIGLRHPLIESREENGIYIPNDIFLGNCSPEITHDHVTLEACNANEVQGILLYGINSSGKSSLMKSLGIAVIMAQAGFFVPCASMRFNLFDKIFTRIISHDNLYKGLSTFTVEMLELKNIFNRTTEFSLVLGDEISHGTETESALAIVASAITKMHALGSFFVFATHLHQLSHLPLIAELKKVIYLHLGVSYDEENDKLLYNRKLEIGSGSSLYGLEFAKSLHMDKEFIKTAYDIRRSLAGELGEVELLKQKKRSKYNKNLYLSKCALCDEYVDEVHHIKAQESADANGNIDHFHQNHRYNLIPLCAKHHKMVHEGKIVISGFVMSSEGLKLHYEEK, from the coding sequence ATGCTTGAAAATATTGCTCAAATGCTCTGCTCCAAAGAGAGACTTCTCACTGAAATCTACTTCGACCTTCAGCTCTTTTTTGAAGCAAAATATGGCAAAAATACGATTGTTTTTATGGAGATAGGCTCTTTTTTTGAAACCTACGAAGTGAACAATGAAACGCATCAAATCGGTAAAGCTAAAGAAGTTTCAGAGCTACTGAACATCCAACTCACCCGTAAAAACAAATCCATTTTAGAAAATTCACTCCAAAATCCTTTGCTTGCGGGCATTCCCTCTGTTTCACTTGATCGCTACCTTGCACGTCTGGTTCAGAGTAAAAAATACACCATCGTTTTAGTACGCCAAAAAGGCGAGCCACCGCATGTAAAGCGTTACATCTCAAACATCATAAGTCCGGGTACAAACTTTGACTACCTCATTGAATCGAGCGAAAATTACCTTGTCTCTCTGCTTGTTGACTGCAATCATCAGATCTACTCCGTTGGCTACAGTGCGATTGATGTCACTACTGGAAAGACCATCATCAACGAGGTGCATGGTACGAGAGAAGATAAAACGTATGCACTTGATGAGATTTTCAACCTTTTACAAACCTATAAAACCAGCGAAATTGTCCTCACGTTTAACACCGAAAGCATCGATAAAGAGTGGGTGCAAAACTACCTTGAAATTACACCAAGCGTCGCGCACAGCATCAACAAAGAGCGCCTTAAAGTAGCGTATCAAAATGAGCTTTTTGGGCGCATTTATGCGATTCGTTCCCTGCTCTCACCTATCGAATACCTCGACATCGAACGCTACCCTTACGCGAGCGAATCCTTAGCGATTTTGTGCGATTTTATCATTGAGCATGATGCCAACATTATCGAAAAGATGAGTCGTCCTATTTTACTAGGCAACAGTCGTTATCTTTACATCGGCAACAATGCCCTTGAACAGCTTGACATCATCTCCAAAAATCCCTCTGAGATGACACTTTTAAACCTGATCGACCAAACCTCTACTGCCATCGGAAAGCGCCTTTTGAAAGAGCGTTTGCTCAATCCTATTTGCGATCTTAAAACGCTAAACGAGCGTTTTGATCTAAGTTCCCAACTTATCAAAGAGTACAAAAAATTTGAGATTGCTTTAAAACAAGTCTATGATTTGGAGCGCATTTTAAGACGGATTGCTCTTAAAAAATTGCACCCTTTGGAGCTTGATTACCTCAGCACTTCCCTCGAAGCGATCTTAGGCATTCTCAAAGAAGCCGAACTTAAAAAAGTTCCAACCCCCAAAGATCTTTTCGATGAGAGTGAAGCACTTTTAGAAATGCTCAAAAGTACGTTTGTACTCGATGTGTGCGCCAAGTTTCGCAAAGATCAGATCAGCGAAAACCTTTTTCTTAAAGGGGTCTATCCGCAAATCGACAAGATCGAGCAGAGCAAAGAAGAGCGTTTTAGTGCGCTTGAGCATATCTCACGCCATATTGAAGCACTTTTTGAAGAGAGCAACCGCACGACGCTAAGCATCGAGTGGTTGGAGAGTGAAGGACACTACATCTCTATCAGCAAAAACCGTTTTGCGCTGATTGAAGAAAAACTCATGCAGAGCTTCATCACCATTGGAGAGAAGCACTACTTTTTCAAAGACTTTACCTTTAGGCATCTCAAAAACAGCGTGAAGATTTCAGCATCCTTGATTGAAGAAATTTCCCAAGAGATCACACTCAGCAACCTGCAAATGATCGCTTTGGTCAAACAGCGTTACGATGAGATGCTGGAAAAAATCGAGACGCATTACGCCCTTACATTAGAGCATCTTATCTCGTTTGTGGGAACCCTTGATGTTGCCCTAAGCAACGCCAAATGTGCGGTACATTTCAACTACGCAAGACCTGAGCTGTTGCCGATGCAAGAAGAAAAACGCTTTATCGAAGCCATTGGACTTCGCCATCCGCTCATTGAGTCACGCGAGGAAAATGGCATTTACATTCCCAACGATATTTTTTTAGGAAACTGCTCACCTGAGATCACCCACGATCATGTCACCTTAGAAGCGTGCAATGCCAATGAAGTACAAGGTATTTTGCTTTATGGCATCAATTCCAGTGGCAAATCTTCGCTCATGAAAAGTCTTGGCATTGCCGTTATCATGGCGCAAGCGGGCTTTTTTGTACCGTGTGCTTCCATGCGTTTTAACCTGTTCGATAAAATCTTCACACGCATTATCAGCCATGACAACCTTTACAAAGGGCTTTCAACCTTCACGGTCGAGATGCTTGAGCTCAAAAATATCTTTAACCGTACTACAGAATTTTCACTCGTGCTTGGCGATGAGATCAGCCATGGAACGGAGACTGAGTCTGCTCTCGCCATTGTGGCGAGTGCCATTACGAAGATGCACGCTTTAGGCTCTTTCTTTGTCTTTGCCACCCATCTGCATCAGCTGAGCCATTTGCCTTTAATCGCGGAGCTTAAAAAAGTAATCTATCTGCATTTAGGAGTCAGTTACGATGAAGAGAATGACAAACTGCTTTACAACCGAAAGCTCGAAATTGGTAGTGGTAGTTCATTGTATGGTTTAGAGTTTGCCAAATCTTTGCATATGGATAAAGAGTTTATCAAAACGGCTTATGACATCAGAAGAAGCCTCGCGGGAGAACTTGGCGAAGTGGAGCTTTTAAAGCAGAAAAAACGTAGCAAATACAACAAAAATCTCTACCTCTCCAAATGCGCACTCTGTGATGAATATGTCGATGAAGTGCATCACATCAAAGCGCAAGAGAGTGCCGATGCCAACGGTAACATCGACCACTTCCATCAAAACCATCGCTACAATCTCATCCCACTGTGTGCGAAACATCATAAAATGGTGCATGAAGGCAAAATCGTTATTAGCGGGTTTGTGATGAGCAGTGAAGGACTCAAACTCCACTACGAAGAGAAGTAA
- a CDS encoding DUF2721 domain-containing protein — translation MEIEISTPALLFPAVSLLLLAYTNRFLAVAQLIRMLHRQSTERENCEEYKQIENLKHRLELTKWMQFFGVLSILLCTLSMFELFLGLFGIGKQIFGLSLIAMCISLFISLWEVMISTHALNMELSDMHDKCKIK, via the coding sequence ATGGAGATTGAAATTTCAACACCTGCTCTTTTATTTCCCGCGGTTTCGCTTTTGTTGTTGGCTTATACCAACCGTTTCTTGGCTGTGGCTCAGCTTATTCGGATGCTTCACCGTCAATCAACAGAGCGTGAAAATTGTGAAGAATATAAGCAAATTGAAAACCTCAAACACCGATTAGAACTTACCAAATGGATGCAATTTTTTGGAGTGCTCTCTATCTTGCTCTGCACACTTTCCATGTTTGAACTTTTTTTAGGACTCTTTGGCATCGGTAAACAGATCTTTGGGCTCAGCCTCATCGCAATGTGTATTTCGCTTTTTATCTCACTTTGGGAAGTGATGATCTCGACGCATGCGCTGAATATGGAACTGAGTGATATGCATGACAAGTGCAAAATAAAATAA